The genomic region TTCTGACGGGGACGTGCTTACCCATGCCATTTGTGATGCCATTCTCGGCGCAATGGCCGAAGCGGACATTGGTTTTCATTTTCCCCATACTGATGAGTCGATCAGGGACATCAGCAGCGAGAAGATACTCTCTTTCGTTATTGATATAATGAAACGAAGAAAATTCAGGGTCGTTAATATAGACGCCATAGTCATTGCGGAAGAACCGAAGATAGTTCATCATAGAGAAGTGATCAGAAGAAACCTCGCCCATATTATGGGGATCGGCAAGGGGATGGTGAACGTCAAGGGGAAAACCGCGGAAGGGGTCGGCATTATTGGTGAAAAAGAAGGCATTGC from Syntrophorhabdaceae bacterium harbors:
- the ispF gene encoding 2-C-methyl-D-erythritol 2,4-cyclodiphosphate synthase, which encodes MRIGIGYDFHRLVEGRRLYLGGVEIPHDKGLLGHSDGDVLTHAICDAILGAMAEADIGFHFPHTDESIRDISSEKILSFVIDIMKRRKFRVVNIDAIVIAEEPKIVHHREVIRRNLAHIMGIGKGMVNVKGKTAEGVGIIGEKEGIAVHAIALLEASQEI